One window of the Amycolatopsis mediterranei genome contains the following:
- a CDS encoding YceI family protein has protein sequence MTGLRATLRTAEGWAVEHAVLTVTDPAGRQVARQPADVRGEVVTDALAPGVYTAVVTAAGYTPVARTAQIASDGSGSLGDVVLAPVAEAIELPPAGPWVIDPIHSSVMATARHLGIASIKARFPDVSGRIEIGRPAERSSVHAEIKAASIETGIKMRDDHLRSPDFLDVDVHPVITFTSTGMRQLGVDSWTLLGDLTLHGEHRQIELALTYGGWGPDPWGGVRAAFHAETTLHRNDFAINYGALARAGVAVVGTTVKIELDIEAVQGESLPQF, from the coding sequence ATGACCGGTCTGCGCGCGACCCTCCGCACGGCCGAGGGCTGGGCGGTGGAGCACGCGGTGCTCACCGTCACCGACCCGGCCGGGCGGCAGGTCGCCCGCCAGCCGGCGGACGTCCGCGGGGAAGTCGTCACCGACGCGCTCGCGCCGGGTGTCTACACCGCTGTCGTCACCGCGGCCGGGTACACCCCGGTCGCGCGGACGGCCCAGATCGCCTCGGACGGCAGCGGCTCGCTCGGCGACGTCGTGCTGGCTCCGGTCGCCGAGGCGATCGAGCTGCCGCCCGCCGGGCCGTGGGTGATCGACCCGATCCACTCGTCGGTCATGGCGACCGCGCGGCACCTGGGCATCGCGAGCATCAAGGCGCGGTTCCCGGACGTCTCGGGCCGGATCGAGATCGGCCGCCCGGCCGAGCGGTCGTCGGTGCACGCCGAAATCAAGGCGGCGAGCATCGAAACCGGCATCAAGATGCGCGACGACCACCTGCGCTCGCCGGACTTCCTCGACGTCGACGTGCACCCGGTGATCACCTTCACCAGCACGGGAATGCGGCAGCTCGGGGTGGACTCGTGGACGCTGCTGGGAGACCTCACGCTGCACGGCGAACACCGGCAGATCGAGCTGGCGCTCACCTACGGCGGCTGGGGCCCGGACCCGTGGGGTGGCGTGCGCGCCGCGTTCCACGCCGAGACGACGCTGCACCGCAACGACTTCGCGATCAACTACGGCGCGCTGGCCCGCGCCGGCGTCGCGGTGGTCGGTACGACGGTGAAGATCGAGCTGGACATCGAAGCGGTGCAAGGCGAGTCGCTGCCGCAGTTCTGA
- a CDS encoding DedA family protein codes for MNVVSIEAAGVGVSWLDTAGPLLVWVIVLSFVLVECALIVGLFLPGDSLLFGAGVVLAQHGSDANAWFLSGAALIVAVLGNQIGYFIGRKSGTKLIARRDGKVLNRHNLERAQRFLDRRGFFAIVAARWIPWIRTLAPLIAGAARMDQRRFLVATTLGGLLWVPTLVLLGYYGAGLLNVLPWLKTAALWLSIAFFVFGTGYGVLRYRQEMRRPVDAPDDSNARA; via the coding sequence GTGAACGTCGTGAGCATCGAGGCCGCGGGCGTCGGCGTGAGCTGGCTGGACACCGCCGGACCGCTGCTCGTCTGGGTGATCGTGCTGAGCTTCGTGCTGGTCGAGTGCGCGCTGATCGTCGGGCTGTTCCTGCCCGGCGATTCGCTCCTGTTCGGGGCGGGTGTGGTGCTCGCGCAGCACGGTTCGGACGCCAACGCGTGGTTCCTGTCGGGCGCCGCGCTGATCGTCGCCGTCCTCGGCAACCAGATCGGCTACTTCATCGGCCGCAAGAGCGGGACGAAGCTGATCGCCCGCCGCGACGGCAAGGTGCTGAACCGCCACAACCTCGAGCGCGCGCAACGGTTCCTGGACCGCCGGGGCTTCTTCGCGATCGTGGCGGCCCGCTGGATCCCGTGGATCCGCACGCTGGCCCCGCTGATCGCGGGCGCCGCAAGGATGGACCAGCGCCGGTTCCTGGTGGCGACGACGCTCGGCGGGCTGCTCTGGGTGCCGACGCTGGTGCTGCTCGGCTACTACGGCGCCGGCCTGCTGAACGTGCTGCCGTGGCTGAAGACGGCGGCGCTGTGGCTCAGCATCGCGTTCTTCGTGTTCGGCACCGGGTACGGCGTGCTGCGCTACCGCCAGGAGATGCGCCGCCCGGTGGACGCGCCGGACGACAGCAACGCCCGCGCCTGA